A window from Enterocloster bolteae encodes these proteins:
- a CDS encoding immunity protein Imm33 domain-containing protein, giving the protein MYIKKYWGNFIGGSDDSLNLVAFLEDQKKEEIPLSEIFTKIGLDKQNWGFRQTVEYLEFTHSSGVEMDFHFAIDVVTDLAAILLECSVSGSVNLQDLDEYNTPSRRIRITATPEEHDAMNKSLADFAQNPLEYDLSEMMDDEEIQEMARDVEALRKDLYEAAGRNRDYHVKAEDVKSLLSDWKGADGCIATNRITVEGCKVGYCYREKPDGDWDSGWRFTAGDESEEYMDDPNNAGIYKLNTICNDDPDIIPLLNTPAPCAFERDENGVFQQIKDWKPDEDEEDPDMDILKQCQKWHEEDKHQKIVDALEAIPTEERTPEMDMELARAYNNLADSSEPEGRKQLHRALELMQCHEEELGDTYSWNFRMGYAYYYLDQEGRALRYFEKALEQHPGDDPKLNTRQDIEDLIDWCTKGISLPQFSECFRERTENWWETFAEMEAELRQMMDEDKDHTRGAELVAQMEDTLNLVFDEISFELGFNGEKHELILTPEGNKVKLFELVYFQKHAPKEVLEHWNILVGRQPSQNIGLRTDDSWDISGEDVQIWLEEQGENSFNISAYCEKLLPMLREAEGRVWWMLTTLTDQILGEIPHMRYIDSFDVLEEPKAEPSFLLSQLPDKLREQGLELSTDPEAYLESYLGYEMKPNEDPNADWRLDVMAGSTCCVPLINGYLNADNDFMDDLHADGAVAGFFCYPLDTLREEEGSEKIFDFRDKLEELFTTVDGSEMLALIGGATGLYCGYVDFIAWDIREALNMAKEFFEGTDIPWAIFHTFRREAGSVPLKQQDDGTETENQDDELDETLTGMDYIPYTQQDAEAFFAQLEQWNDEDEYTRCIQAINAIPEDWRNYRTAYALARALENYAIIGDHDEGTLKFKGDKALQRAIEVLESVREEGQDKAEWNMRMAYGYQYLYGQEEKAIPYAQRWAELDPEDENAPAVIRECKAEIRKRQRSRKKKAKFVPGDTPFEGFDLTNFWDDNWYALKEYVSDPPSDELIASVEEELGYKLPAAYIWLMKQHNGGIPMNTCYPCDEPTCWADDHVAITGIFGIGREKNCSLCGEMGSQFMIDEWEYPAIGVAICDCPSAGHDMIFLDYRACGPQGEPAVVHVDQENDYKITHLADSFEEFIRGLEHESLYDPDEDVEDLNEDVDADEEETDHKGSFAGSVLLSKVEWDKEQLIRDLREEWGIVDEEPDEGDEDDENSDDAVVMRVGGMMLIVTLFHGHIPDNEAEINAENNYMWPEAVEVTKAHKAHIMVAVLGEEEKLLERGKLFTKAMAVCCKQKYATGVYTSGVVFEPRFYEGLADMIKEDELPIFNWVWFGLYRSEGGLNGYTYGMDVFGKEEMEVLNTDAEPEDLRDFLASLASYVLACDVTLQDGETIGFSADDKHTITRSPGVSLPEEQMTLKISYEPTEVEPETDDDSIGMDDVSYHIESIEEKELPIDPINAYNHMAIYLRWCMEHDLMGEKFLEEHGDVVNQVKADPGSTDLRTFIREELFGCLFSALFNQKGRAFAHYYYGENDAPYYPADIDDYALKYFGPSRYHSNEFQQETYLFIPFDEKYYQAMAKVIEKRFVNWQGQDFDEDTLEPSEVAQAIMEYLDCECTYFPSMADDDPIMSAYSYARRLGVREDFIPVLIKPDETLLECLVMNADPENDADCYEFNPKAVEEYRKKMLSAPVKDGKAVLEELTGQRKEEAEEDDMDWEEEIIGEIDGGINNDRFASYWDSDTNMTVPLILAKIPVKNPWEIFAYLPFGNWNECPDTLELMAVAKYWFEQYDAVPAAMSHDELEFLLPAPVPKEKAIDVAVEQYGFCPDLDQNASIGTLADTIHQSTVWYFWWD; this is encoded by the coding sequence TCCCCCTCAGCGAAATCTTCACCAAGATTGGGCTGGACAAGCAGAACTGGGGCTTCCGCCAGACTGTGGAGTATCTGGAGTTCACCCACTCCAGTGGTGTGGAAATGGATTTTCACTTTGCTATTGATGTGGTCACCGACCTGGCCGCCATCCTGCTGGAGTGCAGCGTCAGCGGCAGTGTGAACCTCCAAGATCTGGACGAGTACAACACCCCCTCCCGCCGTATCCGCATCACCGCCACGCCGGAGGAACACGACGCAATGAACAAGTCCCTGGCGGATTTCGCCCAGAACCCGCTGGAATACGACCTCAGCGAGATGATGGACGACGAGGAGATCCAGGAGATGGCTCGGGATGTGGAGGCGCTGCGGAAGGATCTGTACGAGGCCGCTGGCCGCAACCGGGACTACCATGTGAAAGCGGAGGATGTGAAATCTCTACTCTCTGACTGGAAGGGTGCCGATGGCTGCATTGCCACCAACCGCATCACGGTAGAGGGCTGCAAGGTTGGCTACTGCTACCGGGAGAAGCCGGACGGCGACTGGGACAGCGGCTGGCGCTTCACCGCCGGTGATGAGAGCGAGGAGTACATGGACGACCCCAACAATGCCGGGATTTACAAGCTGAACACAATCTGCAACGACGATCCCGACATCATCCCTCTGCTGAACACCCCTGCTCCCTGCGCCTTTGAGCGGGATGAGAACGGCGTGTTCCAGCAAATCAAAGACTGGAAACCGGATGAGGACGAGGAGGACCCGGATATGGATATTTTGAAGCAGTGCCAGAAGTGGCATGAGGAGGACAAACACCAGAAAATCGTAGACGCGCTGGAGGCCATCCCTACCGAGGAGCGTACCCCGGAAATGGATATGGAGCTGGCGCGAGCCTACAACAATCTGGCGGACTCCAGCGAACCGGAGGGAAGAAAGCAGCTTCACCGGGCACTGGAATTGATGCAGTGCCACGAGGAGGAACTGGGAGATACTTATTCCTGGAATTTCCGCATGGGGTATGCCTATTATTATCTGGATCAGGAGGGCCGCGCTCTGCGGTATTTTGAAAAAGCTCTGGAACAGCATCCCGGTGATGATCCGAAACTTAACACCCGACAAGACATTGAGGATTTGATCGACTGGTGCACGAAAGGCATTTCTCTGCCCCAGTTCTCGGAGTGCTTCCGAGAGCGGACAGAGAACTGGTGGGAAACCTTTGCCGAGATGGAAGCAGAATTGCGCCAGATGATGGATGAGGACAAAGATCATACCCGCGGCGCAGAACTCGTGGCCCAAATGGAGGACACCCTGAATCTGGTTTTTGATGAAATTTCCTTCGAGCTGGGCTTCAATGGCGAAAAGCATGAGCTGATCCTCACCCCGGAGGGTAATAAGGTCAAGCTGTTTGAGCTGGTCTACTTCCAGAAACACGCCCCAAAGGAGGTGCTGGAGCACTGGAACATCCTTGTGGGCCGTCAGCCCTCCCAGAATATCGGCCTGCGTACCGACGACAGCTGGGACATCTCCGGTGAGGATGTGCAGATCTGGCTGGAGGAACAGGGCGAAAACAGTTTCAACATCTCCGCCTACTGTGAAAAGCTGCTGCCTATGCTCCGGGAGGCGGAAGGCCGAGTCTGGTGGATGCTCACCACCCTCACCGATCAGATACTGGGCGAGATCCCCCACATGAGATACATAGACAGTTTTGATGTGCTGGAGGAACCCAAGGCAGAGCCGTCCTTCCTCCTGTCCCAGCTGCCCGACAAACTGCGGGAGCAGGGCCTGGAGCTCTCCACCGATCCGGAGGCCTATCTGGAGAGCTATCTTGGCTACGAAATGAAACCCAATGAAGACCCCAACGCCGATTGGCGGCTGGATGTAATGGCCGGTTCCACCTGCTGTGTGCCGCTCATCAACGGCTATCTGAATGCCGACAACGACTTTATGGACGATCTCCATGCCGACGGAGCGGTAGCGGGCTTTTTCTGCTATCCCCTGGATACCTTGCGGGAGGAGGAAGGATCGGAAAAGATTTTCGACTTCCGGGACAAGCTGGAGGAATTGTTCACCACCGTGGACGGATCGGAGATGCTCGCCCTCATCGGCGGGGCCACCGGCCTCTACTGTGGCTATGTGGACTTCATCGCCTGGGACATCCGAGAGGCGCTGAACATGGCGAAAGAGTTCTTTGAAGGCACGGATATCCCATGGGCCATCTTCCACACCTTCCGCCGTGAAGCCGGTTCTGTACCTCTAAAGCAACAAGATGATGGGACAGAAACTGAAAATCAGGATGACGAGTTGGATGAAACGCTTACGGGCATGGACTATATTCCTTATACCCAACAGGACGCCGAAGCATTCTTCGCTCAGCTGGAGCAGTGGAACGACGAGGACGAGTACACCCGCTGCATCCAGGCAATCAATGCCATCCCAGAGGACTGGAGGAACTATCGCACCGCCTACGCCCTGGCACGGGCGCTGGAGAACTACGCCATCATCGGGGACCATGATGAGGGTACTTTGAAATTCAAGGGAGACAAAGCCCTCCAGAGGGCCATTGAGGTGCTGGAGTCCGTCCGGGAGGAAGGTCAGGACAAGGCGGAGTGGAATATGCGGATGGCCTACGGCTATCAGTATCTCTATGGTCAGGAGGAAAAGGCCATTCCCTACGCCCAGCGGTGGGCAGAGCTGGACCCGGAGGATGAAAATGCCCCGGCGGTAATTCGGGAGTGTAAGGCGGAGATCCGGAAACGCCAGCGCAGCCGGAAGAAGAAGGCCAAATTCGTGCCCGGTGATACCCCATTTGAGGGTTTCGACCTCACCAACTTCTGGGATGATAATTGGTATGCACTGAAAGAATATGTCAGTGATCCGCCTTCCGATGAGCTGATTGCCAGCGTGGAGGAGGAACTGGGCTACAAGCTGCCCGCCGCCTATATCTGGCTGATGAAGCAGCACAACGGTGGCATTCCGATGAACACCTGCTATCCCTGCGATGAGCCTACCTGTTGGGCAGATGATCATGTGGCCATCACCGGCATTTTCGGAATCGGACGGGAAAAGAACTGCTCCCTCTGTGGAGAGATGGGCAGTCAGTTTATGATCGATGAGTGGGAGTATCCTGCCATCGGCGTGGCCATCTGCGACTGTCCAAGCGCCGGACACGATATGATTTTCCTGGACTACCGGGCTTGCGGTCCCCAGGGAGAGCCTGCGGTAGTCCATGTGGATCAGGAAAATGACTATAAAATCACCCATCTGGCAGATAGCTTTGAGGAATTTATCCGCGGACTGGAGCATGAATCCCTCTATGATCCGGATGAAGATGTAGAGGATCTTAACGAAGATGTTGATGCTGACGAGGAAGAAACCGACCATAAGGGCTCCTTTGCCGGGTCTGTGCTCCTCTCCAAAGTAGAGTGGGACAAGGAGCAGTTGATTCGGGATCTACGGGAAGAATGGGGCATCGTAGATGAGGAGCCGGATGAGGGCGACGAAGACGATGAGAACAGCGATGACGCTGTGGTAATGCGGGTCGGCGGAATGATGCTGATCGTGACACTCTTCCACGGTCACATCCCGGACAATGAAGCTGAGATCAACGCCGAAAACAACTATATGTGGCCAGAGGCCGTAGAAGTGACCAAAGCGCACAAGGCCCATATCATGGTGGCTGTGTTGGGCGAGGAGGAAAAACTGCTGGAACGCGGTAAGCTGTTCACCAAGGCGATGGCAGTGTGCTGCAAGCAGAAATACGCCACCGGTGTCTACACCAGCGGCGTGGTATTTGAGCCTCGTTTCTATGAGGGCCTTGCCGATATGATAAAAGAGGACGAGCTGCCCATCTTCAACTGGGTCTGGTTCGGCCTGTACCGGAGCGAGGGGGGCCTAAACGGCTACACCTACGGCATGGATGTGTTCGGCAAGGAGGAAATGGAAGTGCTGAACACTGACGCCGAGCCGGAGGATCTGCGGGACTTTTTGGCCAGCCTTGCCTCCTATGTGCTGGCGTGTGATGTGACGCTGCAAGACGGCGAAACCATCGGTTTTTCTGCGGATGATAAGCACACCATCACCCGCAGCCCCGGTGTCTCTCTGCCGGAGGAGCAGATGACTCTGAAAATCTCCTATGAGCCCACAGAAGTAGAGCCAGAGACTGACGATGACAGCATAGGAATGGATGATGTTTCCTATCATATTGAGAGCATTGAGGAAAAAGAGCTTCCCATTGACCCCATCAACGCCTACAATCACATGGCGATTTATTTGCGCTGGTGCATGGAGCATGACTTGATGGGCGAAAAATTCCTGGAAGAGCATGGTGATGTGGTAAACCAGGTCAAAGCCGATCCAGGCAGCACAGACCTGCGAACATTCATCCGGGAGGAGTTATTCGGCTGTCTATTTTCGGCTCTGTTCAACCAGAAAGGCCGTGCCTTTGCCCATTATTACTATGGAGAAAATGATGCGCCCTATTATCCTGCCGACATTGATGACTATGCCCTGAAATATTTTGGTCCGTCCCGGTATCACTCCAATGAATTTCAACAGGAGACATATTTATTTATCCCCTTTGATGAGAAATACTATCAGGCCATGGCCAAGGTCATTGAAAAACGCTTTGTCAACTGGCAGGGACAGGACTTTGACGAGGATACGCTGGAGCCTTCCGAGGTGGCGCAGGCCATTATGGAGTATCTGGACTGTGAGTGCACCTATTTCCCGTCTATGGCAGATGATGATCCCATCATGTCAGCATACAGCTACGCCCGGCGGCTGGGCGTGCGGGAGGACTTTATTCCTGTTCTCATCAAGCCGGATGAAACGCTGTTGGAGTGTCTGGTGATGAATGCCGACCCGGAAAACGATGCAGACTGCTATGAATTTAACCCCAAAGCTGTGGAGGAATACCGGAAGAAGATGCTCTCCGCTCCCGTTAAGGACGGAAAGGCGGTTCTGGAGGAATTGACCGGCCAGCGCAAAGAAGAAGCCGAGGAGGATGATATGGACTGGGAGGAGGAAATTATTGGTGAGATAGACGGCGGTATCAACAACGACCGCTTCGCAAGTTATTGGGATTCTGATACCAATATGACCGTTCCGCTAATTCTGGCTAAAATTCCGGTAAAGAACCCCTGGGAGATCTTTGCCTACCTGCCCTTCGGAAACTGGAATGAATGTCCTGATACGCTGGAGCTAATGGCAGTGGCGAAATACTGGTTCGAGCAGTATGACGCGGTGCCTGCCGCCATGAGCCACGATGAGCTGGAGTTTCTGCTCCCGGCTCCTGTCCCCAAGGAGAAGGCCATAGATGTAGCTGTGGAACAATACGGTTTTTGTCCTGATTTGGACCAAAATGCAAGTATTGGCACTTTGGCTGATACTATACACCAATCCACCGTCTGGTATTTCTGGTGGGATTGA